The following are from one region of the Cytobacillus firmus genome:
- a CDS encoding YczE/YyaS/YitT family protein, whose product MIKHTTFIQIIAGYLILTLGVSLIILSNLGAGAWDTVYVGLFNKFGLTIGTWSFLVTASLIFFNAILTWEKPQFKSFIGTILASLGIDFWMELVFSGFTVTHFPYQILAFFTGIILLGFGVSIYIRPQLFSGPIDGLMIATAKRLNISLKTARIINEFLALAIGLLLGGPVGLGTLFVAIFLGYAIQYGTVLLNHLKEKGLKII is encoded by the coding sequence ATGATTAAACACACTACATTCATTCAAATAATTGCAGGTTATTTAATTCTCACTCTCGGTGTTTCACTAATCATCTTATCCAATCTTGGTGCGGGTGCCTGGGACACTGTTTATGTTGGGCTTTTCAATAAGTTCGGTCTCACCATTGGAACATGGTCATTCCTGGTTACGGCTTCCCTTATATTTTTCAATGCCATACTCACCTGGGAAAAACCGCAGTTTAAATCATTTATAGGAACCATTTTAGCGAGTCTCGGGATCGATTTTTGGATGGAACTTGTTTTTAGCGGCTTCACCGTTACACACTTTCCCTATCAAATACTTGCCTTCTTTACTGGTATTATACTTCTGGGCTTCGGAGTATCCATCTATATCCGTCCTCAATTATTCAGCGGCCCCATTGATGGATTAATGATCGCAACTGCCAAAAGGCTCAATATCAGCTTGAAGACTGCACGCATTATTAATGAATTTTTAGCATTGGCCATTGGCCTTCTCTTAGGCGGCCCGGTTGGATTGGGGACTTTGTTTGTAGCCATCTTTTTAGGCTATGCCATTCAATATGGGACTGTCCTTTTGAATCACTTAAAAGAGAAGGGATTAAAGATTATTTAA
- a CDS encoding SurA N-terminal domain-containing protein — protein sequence MKKLMYPFLLVLLSAVLAACGADDKSKSADKKEEPKTAETDQQQDQQKQMEEMQKKMDKQKLDEKKTVAIVNDQEILGREYNSVLTSSQMMYQQMGQDPTAKDAAEKIKKQTLDSLVGQTLLLQEADKKGYKASDEEVKKQLEETKGQFKNDKEFETAMKQAGLNPDSLESEIANNIKYTKYIEGEIKPENVTDAEIQKFYEEYASQGGAEGQEPPKLEEVKPQIKQQLEQQKQQEMLVKHVEELKKNAKIDIKV from the coding sequence ATGAAGAAACTAATGTATCCCTTTTTACTAGTATTACTATCTGCCGTTTTAGCTGCTTGCGGAGCTGACGATAAAAGCAAGAGTGCAGATAAAAAAGAAGAACCGAAAACAGCTGAAACCGACCAGCAGCAGGACCAGCAGAAGCAAATGGAAGAAATGCAAAAGAAAATGGATAAGCAAAAGCTTGATGAGAAAAAGACAGTTGCAATTGTGAATGACCAGGAAATTCTTGGACGTGAGTATAACAGTGTGCTTACTTCTTCACAAATGATGTATCAGCAAATGGGACAAGACCCTACTGCAAAAGATGCTGCAGAGAAAATTAAGAAGCAGACACTTGACAGTCTAGTGGGCCAGACACTTCTTCTCCAGGAGGCAGATAAAAAAGGCTATAAAGCTTCTGATGAAGAAGTCAAAAAGCAGCTCGAAGAAACAAAAGGACAATTCAAGAATGATAAAGAATTTGAAACAGCAATGAAACAGGCTGGTCTTAATCCCGATTCATTAGAGTCGGAAATTGCCAACAATATTAAATATACGAAATACATCGAAGGCGAGATTAAACCTGAGAATGTTACAGATGCAGAAATTCAAAAATTCTATGAAGAATATGCAAGTCAGGGTGGTGCTGAAGGACAGGAGCCCCCTAAATTGGAAGAAGTAAAACCGCAGATCAAACAGCAGCTCGAACAGCAAAAACAGCAGGAAATGCTCGTTAAGCATGTGGAAGAATTGAAGAAAAATGCAAAAATTGATATTAAGGTATAA